The following proteins are co-located in the Robbsia betulipollinis genome:
- a CDS encoding tyrosine-type recombinase/integrase, translated as MVVHAGVPGGRTADQHFGKGWRGISIRHRDCDAGREIVGLTWDPVHIEQRYGRLDQTKNGFGRSVPLSNSALEPVKKLEPITKECDSNTVFGLQSSQVDSLFRKAKKAALIEELHFHGSRHEAVTRLAEKVEVLDLARIVGIRDLKILMVYYNKHASDCKRSPSLRLEKRNRRPWLRMSAPTDHPFLA; from the coding sequence ATGGTTGTACACGCAGGGGTACCAGGAGGACGGACCGCCGATCAGCATTTCGGCAAGGGTTGGCGTGGCATTTCAATTCGCCATCGAGACTGCGATGCGGGCCGGGAAATTGTCGGGCTTACCTGGGACCCAGTGCATATCGAACAGCGGTATGGGCGGCTGGACCAGACGAAGAATGGCTTCGGGCGTAGCGTTCCGCTGTCTAATAGTGCGTTGGAACCTGTCAAAAAGCTTGAACCAATTACTAAGGAATGCGACTCAAATACGGTTTTTGGACTGCAATCTTCGCAAGTCGACTCATTGTTTCGAAAAGCGAAAAAGGCGGCGTTGATAGAAGAACTACATTTTCATGGTTCACGGCATGAGGCGGTCACGCGACTGGCTGAAAAGGTCGAGGTGCTTGATTTGGCTCGGATCGTTGGGATCCGGGACTTGAAAATTTTGATGGTTTATTACAACAAGCACGCGAGCGACTGCAAACGCTCCCCCTCCCTCCGGCTAGAGAAACGCAACCGGCGTCCCTGGTTGCGTATGAGCGCCCCTACCGATCACCCATTTCTGGCCTGA